In Candidatus Fusobacterium pullicola, the DNA window AGTTAAAAAGTTTTTAAATTGATAATCTCCAAAAAGAGAGAAATCATAACCTTCCTCTCCTATCTCTATCCTTGTTACAAACTTTTTAAAATCAAGCTTCATTCTCGCATCTTTATATTTCTCCAATACATTGATAATCTCAGCTTTTTCTTCAGATATAGCTTTTAAAAACTCTGAATTACTATCTGCTACTATGACTTTTGGACAATTTTTTATAATTCCAGCCTTCTCTTTAGCAATTTTATAAATAGTATCTCCTAGATACTCTATATGATCTAATCCTACATTTGTTATTACACAAATATCAGCTTCACATACATTAGTAGCATCAAATCTTCCTCCCATTCCTGTTTCTAGAACAACATAATCCAATTTTAAATCAGAAAAGTATTTAAACATCATAGCTGTCGTCATTTCAAAAAATGTAGGTCTTAATCCTGTTTTAGCTACTATATCCTTTACTAGTTGATAATATTTTACTATATCTTCATCTGTTATATCCTGTCCATTAGCTCTTATTCTCTCATTAAACTTTAAAATATGAGGAGAAGTATATTTTCCAACTCTATACCCTGCTTCTAGAAGTATTGTTTCTATTGTTGTAGAGGTTGAGCCCTTTCCATTTGTTCCTGCTACATGTATTACTTTATAATCTTTCTGTGGTTCTCCCATCTCTTTACAAAGAGTCT includes these proteins:
- a CDS encoding bifunctional folylpolyglutamate synthase/dihydrofolate synthase is translated as MEIEKLLDELYSYSMHGIKLGLENIKTLCKEMGEPQKDYKVIHVAGTNGKGSTSTTIETILLEAGYRVGKYTSPHILKFNERIRANGQDITDEDIVKYYQLVKDIVAKTGLRPTFFEMTTAMMFKYFSDLKLDYVVLETGMGGRFDATNVCEADICVITNVGLDHIEYLGDTIYKIAKEKAGIIKNCPKVIVADSNSEFLKAISEEKAEIINVLEKYKDARMKLDFKKFVTRIEIGEEGYDFSLFGDYQFKNFLTAYEVVTELGIDREIIKKACKKVVWQCRFERYLEKPLVILDGAHNEDGMRELCKIIEQGYRSDEVVIITSILKDKDVKHMLKLMRKISDNIVFTSLEDNPRGTTGEKILEQLEEKRGCLVENDMKKAYEIAKNLNKKIIVVCGSFYTLSKFKEEIDG